The Carcharodon carcharias isolate sCarCar2 chromosome 39 unlocalized genomic scaffold, sCarCar2.pri SUPER_39_unloc_3, whole genome shotgun sequence genome includes a window with the following:
- the ube2s gene encoding ubiquitin-conjugating enzyme E2 S has protein sequence MAANSNMENLPPHIIREVWREVSTLTMEPPEGIKIYTNEEDITDLQATIEGPDGTPYAGGLFKMKLVLGKDFPAVPPKAYFITKIFHPNVSPSGEICVNVLKRDWKAELGIRHILLTIKCLLIHPNPESALNEEAGRLLLEEYEEYASRARLLTDIHARVWFREGGPSSTTTTTTTTSSTTSSTSSSTSTSAPPSSPCGPPPRQPEGPIAKKHAGEKKPSSSSSSSTKKKRALRRL, from the exons ATGGCGGCG AATTCCAACATGGAGAACCTTCCACCTCACATCATCCGGGAGGTGTGGAGGGAAGTGTCCACGCTGACCATGGAGCCGCCGGAGGGAATCAAGATTTACACCAATGAGGAAGACATCACAGACCTGCAGGCCACAATCGAAGGACCAG aCGGGACACCCTACGCCGGTGGTCTGTTTAAGATGAAGCTGGTGCTGGGGAAGGATTTCCCCGCTGTCCCACCCAAGGCCTATTTCATCACCAAGATCTTCCACCCCAATGTCAGTCCGAGCGGCGAGATCTGTGTCAACGTCCTGAAGAGGGACTGGAAGGCTGAGCTCGGGATCCGGCACATTCTCCTG acgATCAAATGCCTGCTCATCCACCCGAACCCAGAGTCGGCCCTGAACGAGGAGGCCGGCCGGCTGCTGCTGGAAGAGTATGAGGAGTACGCCTCGAGGGCGCGCCTGCTGACTGACATCCACGCCCGGGTCTGGTTCAGGGAGGGGGggccctcctccaccaccaccaccaccaccaccacctcctccaccacctcctccacctcctcctccacctccacctcggcTCCCCCCTCCTCGCCCTGCGGCCCACCCCCTCGCCAGCCTGAAGGCCCCATTGCGAAGAAGCATGCCGGGGAGAAGAAACCCTCCtcatccagctcctccagcaccaaGAAGAAGAGGGCCCTTCGGCGGCTGTAG